TAGAGAGATCAGCTTTCTGCAGCACCGTGCGCTTGAACGCGGCCGGCTGAGCGCTCAGCGCATGAGCACCGAGGGCCATCAAGATTACGGTTATCGACGGCGCAACCAACCTCGCTGCTCGCTTCCTCATGTGAGCCTCCGATGGTCGATGTGAGTTGCCGCGCCTCCCGAACGAGCTGGTGTCTTACGCGTTTGCACGCCGCTCACCGTCCAGTTGGCATGGCCCAGAACTGCCGCGCCACGTGAAGTCTGACCGCAGAGCCAGAGCCCACTTGGTAAACGACGGCGTCTCCTGGCCGGATGTCACCGAACGCGAGCGCTTGACCATGATCATCACGGATCGCTGCGGTCGGAGCTACCAGGACGGCCTTCGAACCGCTCCGGGTCTCGAGCGTTAAGGCATTTCTCTCGACATCAACCGTCATGACCAATCCGGCGCCAGTGTTCTCCTGTGCGTACACCGCGGGTGCGATCGACAGCATGAAGATGCACAACGGTGCCGCACCAGACGCGAGAAGCAGCCGGGGCATCATCGAGATCATGATCATCCTCGTCTCCTTGAAAGGCTGTCGTTCACGGGAAGAAGCAATCACATTCGACGGGCCGGTGCGTCACCGGTGACGGTCACCCATGCCTACGGAGTCATCCTTCCCCGTGGATGAGCGGCCCCCAGCGATCCGATCGCGACGGTCACTCCGTAGGCACTGATATGGGGACGCGTCCCCTCACCGAGCCGCCTTGCGCTCCGAGCAATGCCTGATCTTCCTCGGCCCAAGAGGTCGGTGGGGGGCGGCGGTCCGCCCGAGCCGGCAGATGTCGAGCTCCTACGCCGGATGCAGCTCGGGGAGGAGGCTGGACTCGAGCTCCTCTACGCGCGCTACGGGGGACTCATCTTCACCCTCGCGCTGCGGATCGTGGGGGATCCCGAGCTGGCCCGCGAGGTGCTGCAGGATACCTTTCTGCGCTGCTGGGACGGGAGCGAATCCTTCGACCCCGGGCGAGGACGAGTGCCATGGTGGCTCATGGGCATCGCTCGGAACCGCGCCATCGACGTCTTGCGCAGTCGGTCCCATCAGGCCCGCTTGCGGGAAAGGGAGCCGCTGGCCGTGGTCATCGGCGAACCCAGTCAGCCGAACGCGACGGACTCCTTTACGATGCGGCACGCCGTGGCCAGCGCGCTCCAGGGTCTGCCGATCGCGCAGCGCCAGGCCATCGAATTGGCCTACTACGGAGGACTTACCCAAACGGAGATCGCCCACGAGCTGGGCGCGCCGCTGGGAACGATCAAGAGTCGGACGCGCGAGGCGATGGATCGGCTACGTGCCTTGCTCTGGCCGCTCATCGAGCCACCACGGGAGGCGTCGGAAGGCCGTGACTGAAGAGCACGAGCATCCCACCGAGAACCTTGCCGCGTACGTCTTGGGAGCCCTCGAGGGCCCCGAGCGGATACGCGTCGAGAGTCACGTCGCCACATGCACGACGTGCGCGAGCTTACTGGAACAGTACCGGGGCGTCGTCGGCGCGCTGCCGCTCGGGCTCGATCCGGTGCCGCCTCCGGCCGAAGCCTGGGAGGCGATCCGAGCGGAAGCCTCGCGGCGCCGACCCCGGGGTCCCGAGTGGGCGAGGAGCAAGGGGCTGTCAAACTGGCGGCGAGTGATGTGGCCGGTTCTGACCGCGCTTGCCGCGTCGCTGTTGGTCTGGAACGTGGTCCTTCAACTGGAGCTCGCGCGTCGCCCGCCGGGGCCGGAGGTGGAAGCCCTGGCCCGCCGGCCGGGACGGCTTGTCATCTTTACGGGGACGGGCGCACCGGGTGCGGGTGGGCGGCTTCTCGTCGCTATCGACGGCCACCATGGACATCTCGCGGTAGCCGGGCTGCGCCCACTACCACCAGAGCGGACCTACCAGCTCTGGTTCGTGCGATCGGGCGCGCCCACGGTGACTGGTGGCACGTTCACCGTTGATTCACGCGGCCGCGCATGGGCAAGCGTCACGGTCCCCGTCTCACTCGACGAAGCACGAGCGATCGCCGTCACGGAGGAGCCGATGCCTGGGAGTGTCGCTCCGACGGGCAATGATCTCTTAGAGGCCAAGGTTTGGCGATGAACGGCGGCCGCCCGAACCCGTGTCCGGAAAGATCGGACTCTGGTCGAAGGCAGACAGTTACCATGCCCTTCGACGATTACAAAGTGGTTTCCTCTACCCAGTACCTTATGAGGACGGCCTCAGCGCGCTCAGCCTGCCTACCCGCCGCTCTGCTGGAGGAGCTTCGCGACCAGCCCCGTCCAACCCGTCTGGTGGCTGGCCCCGATCCCGGCGCCGTTGTCGCCA
This portion of the Candidatus Methylomirabilota bacterium genome encodes:
- a CDS encoding anti-sigma factor, encoding MTEEHEHPTENLAAYVLGALEGPERIRVESHVATCTTCASLLEQYRGVVGALPLGLDPVPPPAEAWEAIRAEASRRRPRGPEWARSKGLSNWRRVMWPVLTALAASLLVWNVVLQLELARRPPGPEVEALARRPGRLVIFTGTGAPGAGGRLLVAIDGHHGHLAVAGLRPLPPERTYQLWFVRSGAPTVTGGTFTVDSRGRAWASVTVPVSLDEARAIAVTEEPMPGSVAPTGNDLLEAKVWR
- a CDS encoding sigma-70 family RNA polymerase sigma factor, with translation MPDLPRPKRSVGGGGPPEPADVELLRRMQLGEEAGLELLYARYGGLIFTLALRIVGDPELAREVLQDTFLRCWDGSESFDPGRGRVPWWLMGIARNRAIDVLRSRSHQARLREREPLAVVIGEPSQPNATDSFTMRHAVASALQGLPIAQRQAIELAYYGGLTQTEIAHELGAPLGTIKSRTREAMDRLRALLWPLIEPPREASEGRD